From Candidatus Krumholzibacteriia bacterium, a single genomic window includes:
- a CDS encoding tetratricopeptide repeat protein encodes MKHFLAVLLICLSLPFSSFAGEIEDARRKLATQEQLHGEKSVAAAMAQRKLCHRLKDHGFLDEALSYGEKSLEILRQHFGETDSLIAEAHNAIGLVHYRIGNFDKALSILGQSLSIRQQLYGEDHLAVATCLNNLALVYREQFRDQEALEIYHRVLAIREKHMDPQNDLVAGTLNNLGLCYQALGNYESAEEALLRARDIRNGNGKANTRDMATVLNSLGTLARTRGYYEESRRYFEETLEILEVELSFDHPFLLKVVGNLAAISRQLGDYDAALPLYLRELEAEEKLYGSGHRQIGLTLNNLAILRYYRGELKEALPLFERSLAIKIANFGADHPDVARTRNNLSILLMDLGRLEESLAHAEEALLQREASLGAEHPDLTHNLKHLGILNRRLGRLATARAQLTRGLGILQKVLGEEHPRMSETCLELAHVCREEGQREEARSFALRAQELSREHFRMTARLLSETEALRYQDTWESSMDLLLSLAESDHAEGRRKVWDALIHSRSLVLDELMRRHGNPDFHNHELTTALEEARKEVADLAAAAHARRHQKDYAEVFRAARLRREKAERALAAESRDFRAALAEERADATSLAATLAPGQALLSLARYRDPESGKQRSLAFLCRGASEELQVIPLGFSATLDSLVEEWRAELSRQPSLISALSHRSGGWASVGRALRRKFWDPLSPALEGIEHLFLVAEGSTLLLNPATLPTEDGRFLAELDCRIQLLSTERDLLRYSAELPVGHGLLALAAPDFGLPAEDETGFAELPSSLLELHDLQEIWRNDAEYLFGSAASKENLLKKAKGCEVLHLATHGVFRDPGTSLLQSGLSGSGLALAHANESDEGLLSAEEILTMDLRGLRWVVLSACGTGLGKIHGGEGVFGLRRSFQIAGVQTMVMSLWSVRDQESRQWMRLLYKGHFHDGLASGEASWQASLSILKDRRRRGMSLHPHYWGAFVSLGNWR; translated from the coding sequence ATGAAGCACTTTCTGGCGGTTCTATTGATCTGCCTTTCTCTTCCGTTCTCCAGCTTTGCCGGAGAAATTGAAGATGCACGCAGGAAACTGGCCACGCAGGAGCAGCTTCATGGAGAGAAATCAGTGGCCGCAGCTATGGCGCAGAGGAAACTTTGCCATAGGCTCAAGGACCACGGCTTCCTTGATGAGGCCCTTTCGTATGGCGAAAAGAGTCTTGAGATTCTGCGGCAGCATTTTGGCGAAACCGACTCGCTGATCGCTGAAGCACACAACGCCATCGGCCTGGTTCACTATCGGATCGGCAACTTCGACAAGGCGCTGTCCATTCTGGGTCAATCCCTGTCAATTCGCCAGCAGCTCTACGGGGAAGACCACCTTGCCGTGGCCACCTGCCTGAACAATCTGGCTCTGGTCTATCGGGAACAGTTCCGCGATCAAGAGGCTCTGGAGATATACCATCGAGTCCTTGCTATTCGCGAAAAGCACATGGATCCCCAGAACGACCTGGTTGCGGGTACCCTCAACAACCTGGGACTCTGTTATCAGGCGCTTGGCAATTACGAATCGGCCGAGGAGGCCTTGCTTCGTGCCCGGGACATCCGAAACGGGAACGGCAAGGCAAATACCCGCGACATGGCTACGGTTCTCAACAGTCTGGGGACTCTGGCCCGCACACGCGGGTACTATGAAGAGTCGCGCCGCTACTTTGAGGAGACCCTGGAGATTCTGGAAGTCGAACTTTCGTTTGACCATCCGTTTTTGCTGAAAGTAGTCGGCAACCTGGCGGCGATTTCCCGGCAACTGGGTGACTACGATGCCGCTCTTCCCCTCTACCTGCGCGAACTCGAAGCGGAGGAAAAACTCTATGGTTCCGGGCATCGCCAGATTGGTCTGACGCTCAACAACCTTGCCATTCTTCGATACTACCGGGGTGAACTAAAAGAGGCTTTGCCACTCTTCGAGCGTTCGCTTGCCATCAAGATTGCGAATTTTGGTGCAGATCATCCTGATGTCGCCCGCACACGCAACAATCTCTCCATTCTTCTCATGGACCTCGGTCGTCTGGAAGAATCACTGGCCCATGCCGAAGAGGCTCTCCTGCAGCGAGAAGCCTCTCTGGGCGCCGAACACCCCGACCTGACTCACAACCTGAAGCACCTTGGCATTCTCAATCGCAGGTTGGGGAGGCTGGCCACGGCTCGAGCGCAGCTGACACGCGGCCTTGGGATTCTGCAGAAAGTTCTCGGTGAAGAGCACCCCCGCATGTCGGAGACCTGTCTGGAACTGGCCCATGTATGCCGGGAGGAAGGCCAGCGGGAGGAAGCACGCAGCTTCGCACTTCGTGCGCAGGAATTGAGCAGGGAGCATTTCCGCATGACCGCCCGCCTGCTTTCCGAGACGGAGGCTCTGCGTTATCAGGACACCTGGGAATCCAGCATGGACCTGTTGCTTTCCCTCGCCGAAAGCGACCATGCAGAAGGTCGCCGAAAGGTCTGGGACGCGCTGATTCACTCACGCTCTCTGGTGCTGGATGAATTGATGCGTCGCCACGGCAACCCGGACTTCCACAATCATGAGCTGACGACCGCTCTGGAGGAAGCACGAAAGGAAGTGGCCGATCTGGCCGCCGCCGCTCACGCTCGTCGGCATCAAAAAGACTATGCTGAGGTCTTTCGCGCTGCCCGTCTGCGTCGGGAAAAGGCAGAGCGTGCTCTTGCCGCAGAAAGCCGTGATTTTCGTGCTGCCCTCGCTGAAGAGAGAGCGGATGCTACTTCGCTTGCGGCCACACTGGCCCCCGGGCAGGCCCTTCTTTCTCTTGCCCGCTACCGTGACCCGGAGTCGGGAAAACAGCGGTCACTGGCCTTCCTTTGCCGGGGAGCGTCGGAAGAACTTCAGGTCATCCCTCTGGGATTTTCCGCAACTCTGGATTCTCTGGTCGAAGAATGGCGTGCGGAACTGTCCCGGCAGCCAAGCCTGATTTCTGCACTCTCGCATCGCAGTGGTGGCTGGGCTTCGGTGGGTCGTGCCTTGCGGAGGAAGTTCTGGGATCCGCTGTCTCCGGCACTGGAAGGGATAGAACACCTCTTTCTGGTTGCTGAAGGTAGCACCCTTCTTTTGAACCCGGCGACGCTTCCCACAGAAGACGGGCGCTTTCTCGCTGAACTGGATTGCCGCATTCAGCTTCTCTCCACGGAAAGAGACCTGCTTCGCTATTCAGCCGAACTCCCTGTCGGACACGGTTTGCTCGCTCTGGCCGCGCCGGACTTCGGGCTTCCCGCTGAGGATGAAACCGGTTTTGCAGAGCTTCCGTCCTCACTGCTTGAGCTTCACGATCTACAGGAAATCTGGCGAAACGATGCGGAGTATCTTTTTGGCTCTGCCGCATCGAAGGAGAATCTCCTGAAGAAGGCAAAGGGCTGCGAAGTCCTGCATCTTGCCACGCACGGGGTGTTCCGCGACCCAGGCACCTCCTTGCTTCAGTCCGGTCTTTCCGGAAGCGGCCTCGCACTGGCTCATGCAAACGAGAGCGATGAGGGTCTTCTCAGCGCCGAAGAGATCCTGACGATGGATCTTCGGGGACTCCGCTGGGTGGTGCTTTCTGCCTGCGGCACAGGGCTGGGAAAAATCCACGGAGGCGAAGGGGTTTTCGGCCTTCGGCGCAGCTTTCAGATCGCCGGTGTCCAGACGATGGTGATGAGCCTCTGGTCAGTGCGTGATCAGGAATCTCGACAATGGATGAGGCTTCTCTACAAAGGACATTTTCATGACGGGCTTGCAAGTGGCGAGGCATCCTGGCAGGCAAGTCTTTCCATTCTGAAAGACCGGCGCCGGCGCGGCATGAGTCTTCACCCGCATTACTGGGGCGCTTTCGTCAGCCTCGGGAACTGGAGATAG
- a CDS encoding MauE/DoxX family redox-associated membrane protein produces the protein MSKQQRFLLIVEWALRLIIGGVFLYASFSKIAHPDEFARAIYYYHLLPESLLHLFALYLPWLELVAGLAIVFGPWKSGAEILIILMCMLFIAALLSAVLRDLDISCGCFGKGSHKVGLGLLIQDSFLLLGAAFLRLRSCSAKSLDHSSSV, from the coding sequence GTGAGTAAGCAGCAGCGGTTTCTCCTGATCGTGGAATGGGCACTTCGCTTGATCATTGGCGGGGTCTTTCTCTACGCCTCCTTCAGCAAGATCGCCCACCCGGATGAATTTGCCCGTGCGATCTACTACTATCACCTTCTCCCGGAGTCGCTCCTGCACCTGTTTGCGCTCTATCTGCCCTGGCTGGAACTGGTGGCAGGACTTGCGATTGTCTTTGGACCCTGGAAGAGCGGCGCAGAGATTCTGATCATCCTGATGTGCATGCTCTTCATTGCCGCACTCTTGAGCGCAGTGCTGCGGGATCTGGACATTTCCTGCGGTTGTTTCGGCAAGGGAAGCCACAAGGTGGGACTCGGCCTGCTCATCCAGGACTCCTTTCTGCTTCTGGGCGCCGCATTTCTCCGGCTCCGCTCCTGTTCTGCGAAGTCCCTTGACCACTCGTCATCTGTATAG
- a CDS encoding response regulator transcription factor: MKKRVLIVEDEEHLAEGLRINLELEGYEPVLAPSAEDGRSLWERGGVDLILMDVMLPGMDGFELTRIIRDRGDRVPILFLTARDRSDDRIRGLEEGGDDYITKPFQLKELLARVKGIFRRQDWYHEQPSEEILEWEGVRIDLRRFEAETPAGKVTLKEKEAMILRLLAERSGEPVDRDTIIDRIWGYDAYPSTRTVDNFVLSLRKILEDNPSKPRRILTAHGRGYRLKLD, from the coding sequence ATGAAGAAACGCGTCCTGATTGTGGAGGATGAAGAGCATCTGGCAGAGGGCCTGCGGATCAATCTGGAACTGGAAGGCTATGAACCGGTTCTGGCCCCGAGTGCAGAAGATGGTCGCTCTCTCTGGGAACGCGGAGGAGTGGATCTGATCCTCATGGATGTCATGCTTCCGGGAATGGACGGTTTTGAGCTGACACGCATCATTCGGGATCGAGGCGACCGGGTTCCGATTCTGTTTTTGACGGCCCGTGACCGCTCCGATGACCGGATTCGTGGTCTGGAGGAAGGTGGCGATGATTACATCACCAAGCCTTTTCAGTTGAAGGAACTGCTCGCTCGCGTGAAGGGCATCTTCCGTCGACAGGACTGGTACCATGAGCAGCCCTCCGAAGAGATCCTCGAATGGGAAGGCGTGCGCATCGACCTTCGACGCTTCGAGGCCGAGACCCCCGCAGGCAAGGTGACCTTGAAGGAAAAGGAGGCCATGATCCTGCGCCTTCTTGCCGAACGGTCGGGCGAGCCCGTGGATCGGGATACGATCATCGACCGCATCTGGGGCTACGACGCCTATCCCAGTACGCGCACCGTCGACAACTTCGTTCTCAGTCTGCGGAAGATCCTGGAAGACAATCCCTCAAAGCCGAGGAGGATCCTGACCGCTCATGGTCGTGGCTATCGCCTGAAACTGGACTAG
- a CDS encoding ribonuclease H-like domain-containing protein: protein MFINPDRDLRDILEHLQGLRRDHHENRPAKKPRRIQLPEDSLPSRVGARVRVNGRGRYLARKLSVEKHLPRTKGLAAALISALPEMASLAGLTRDAECLAAAEPEDLLFLDLETTGLHRGIIVLLGYMHIGPGEKPLQVRQCFARNFDEEAPFLEDFLKVLRRRPLMVSFNGRSFDAPFLESRLRFHGFLEPLDYRHVDLLYLARRLWGHALPDCKLQTLERRLLGRRRLNDLPGREVPRVWEDYLHTRRSEELAGVWEHNFCDLATLAELLVYATRESVEF, encoded by the coding sequence GTGTTCATCAACCCTGACCGCGACCTCCGGGACATTCTGGAACACTTGCAGGGCCTGCGTCGGGACCATCATGAAAACAGGCCCGCCAAAAAACCCCGACGCATTCAACTCCCCGAAGACAGCTTGCCATCAAGGGTGGGGGCGCGGGTGCGCGTGAACGGACGGGGGAGGTATCTTGCGAGGAAGCTGTCTGTGGAAAAACATCTTCCTCGTACGAAAGGTCTGGCTGCGGCGCTCATCAGCGCCTTGCCCGAAATGGCCTCCCTTGCGGGCCTGACCCGGGATGCAGAGTGCCTGGCAGCAGCAGAGCCTGAAGACCTTCTCTTTCTCGATCTGGAGACCACGGGTCTGCACCGGGGCATCATCGTGCTTCTGGGCTACATGCATATTGGTCCCGGGGAGAAGCCGCTACAGGTTCGGCAGTGTTTCGCCCGCAACTTCGACGAAGAGGCCCCTTTTCTGGAGGACTTTCTCAAGGTGCTTCGTCGAAGACCCTTGATGGTGAGCTTCAACGGTCGAAGTTTCGACGCACCTTTTCTGGAAAGCCGCCTCCGTTTTCACGGTTTCCTCGAGCCGCTGGACTATCGTCATGTCGACCTACTCTACCTCGCTCGCCGCCTCTGGGGACATGCGCTTCCGGACTGCAAGCTTCAAACACTGGAGCGGAGACTTCTTGGTCGCCGCCGCCTGAACGATCTGCCGGGGCGTGAAGTTCCCCGGGTCTGGGAGGATTACCTCCATACCCGGCGTTCAGAAGAGTTGGCAGGGGTCTGGGAACACAACTTCTGCGACCTGGCGACACTGGCGGAACTTCTCGTCTATGCGACCAGAGAGAGTGTGGAGTTTTGA
- a CDS encoding 4Fe-4S binding protein — MELDGRFGKKGLKTYVLRLALQTGFAAFLIWIGFQFSRYFRAVETGSLPLPDRPTGAEGFLPVSGLMGLLDWFYQGQLNSVHPAATVLVLAFTLISLVFRKSFCSWICPVGLLSESLARWGRRIFGRNFRIWKWLDIPLRSVKYALLLFFALSIAMMSAEALQAFIHSPYNKVSDLKMYAFFADPSVLAGSILAVLAIGSVFVHGFWCRYLCPYGAWLGLFSWASPVSIRRSKGTCTDCGLCDRVCMARLPVSSKDRILSVECTGCLDCVASCPVPLTLKAGTRKHPLRLQYFAGGLLAVFLLIYLAARVSGYWQSGVEGGEVVHLFRIMDQLSH; from the coding sequence ATGGAGCTGGACGGTAGATTCGGGAAGAAGGGGCTGAAGACCTATGTCCTTCGACTGGCCTTGCAGACCGGCTTTGCAGCATTCCTGATCTGGATCGGCTTTCAGTTTTCCCGCTACTTTCGGGCGGTGGAAACAGGAAGCCTGCCCCTTCCTGATCGACCCACCGGAGCCGAAGGTTTTCTTCCTGTCAGTGGCTTGATGGGACTGCTGGACTGGTTCTATCAGGGACAGCTCAACTCGGTCCATCCTGCCGCAACGGTTCTTGTGCTGGCCTTCACCCTGATTTCTCTCGTCTTCCGCAAAAGCTTCTGCTCATGGATCTGTCCCGTGGGACTGCTCTCGGAAAGCCTCGCCCGCTGGGGCCGGAGGATCTTCGGTCGTAACTTCCGGATCTGGAAGTGGCTGGACATTCCCCTTCGCTCCGTCAAATACGCCTTGCTACTTTTCTTTGCCCTCAGCATCGCCATGATGAGTGCAGAGGCGCTTCAGGCTTTCATCCATTCGCCCTACAACAAGGTCAGCGACCTGAAGATGTACGCCTTCTTTGCCGACCCAAGCGTTTTGGCGGGGAGCATACTTGCCGTGCTGGCAATCGGCTCGGTTTTTGTCCACGGCTTCTGGTGCCGCTACCTCTGTCCCTATGGAGCCTGGCTGGGATTATTCTCCTGGGCATCTCCGGTCTCCATTCGGCGCAGCAAGGGAACTTGCACAGACTGCGGACTCTGTGACCGCGTCTGCATGGCGCGCCTTCCCGTTTCCTCAAAGGACAGGATTCTCAGCGTCGAGTGCACCGGCTGCCTGGACTGCGTGGCGAGTTGCCCGGTGCCCCTGACCCTGAAAGCAGGAACAAGGAAACACCCACTCCGCCTGCAGTATTTTGCGGGAGGTCTGCTCGCAGTCTTTTTGCTGATTTATCTGGCAGCCCGGGTTTCGGGCTATTGGCAGAGTGGTGTTGAGGGCGGAGAGGTGGTTCACCTCTTTAGAATCATGGACCAGCTCAGCCACTAG
- a CDS encoding HAMP domain-containing sensor histidine kinase — MRLSRYYAWIYWILLLIMVAQSSWWVIYLSREGDRYLAHQYQRFQTDRLHAAYLIEAVRETASNPSIHLEREFPHLSFDRDQRGRMQIRILPSAEQEVQKEARRRRNMFLGEGIFFITLLLAGSVVLTLAWRREMIYRQSRELLLAGVTHEFKTPLASLQLFTETLGRKGIDEAKQEDLLVHMREDIARLDGMVGQVLAVSRLEKHRITSRERIELQEELLGVLNSLSPFLENEKAKVTNSPGSPAWILGDRLALSVVLRNLIQNSVQYSEAPAKVSVELIPGKHWHRILVRDQGVGIPRSQQKKVFRSFYRIGESGVRPKGVHGAGLGLYLVNRNTRALGGRIELESRKGVGSTFTVILPAMEEEE; from the coding sequence ATGCGCCTGAGTCGATACTACGCCTGGATCTACTGGATCCTGCTTCTGATCATGGTGGCCCAATCCAGCTGGTGGGTGATCTACCTTAGCCGCGAGGGCGACCGTTATCTTGCGCATCAGTATCAGCGCTTCCAGACTGACCGACTCCATGCCGCATATCTCATAGAGGCCGTCCGGGAAACTGCCAGCAATCCCTCCATTCATCTGGAACGCGAGTTTCCCCACCTTTCCTTCGATCGCGACCAGAGAGGAAGGATGCAGATCCGGATCCTCCCCTCCGCCGAACAGGAGGTGCAAAAAGAGGCCCGTAGACGAAGGAACATGTTTCTCGGAGAAGGGATCTTCTTTATCACACTTCTCCTGGCTGGCTCGGTTGTGCTGACCCTGGCCTGGCGCCGCGAGATGATCTACCGGCAATCGCGAGAGTTGCTACTTGCCGGAGTGACGCACGAGTTCAAGACCCCGCTGGCCAGCCTCCAACTTTTCACAGAGACTCTCGGCCGAAAGGGTATCGATGAGGCGAAACAGGAGGACCTGCTGGTTCACATGAGGGAAGACATCGCCCGCCTGGACGGCATGGTTGGGCAGGTGCTGGCTGTCAGCCGCCTGGAAAAACACAGGATCACAAGCAGGGAGAGAATTGAACTACAGGAAGAGTTGCTCGGGGTGTTGAACTCGCTTTCTCCTTTTCTCGAAAATGAGAAAGCGAAGGTGACCAACTCCCCTGGCTCCCCGGCCTGGATACTCGGTGACCGCCTGGCACTATCGGTAGTTCTTCGCAATCTCATTCAAAACTCCGTTCAGTACTCCGAGGCTCCCGCAAAGGTAAGCGTGGAACTGATTCCCGGCAAACACTGGCATCGCATTCTTGTCCGGGATCAGGGAGTGGGCATCCCGCGTTCCCAACAGAAGAAAGTGTTTCGTAGTTTTTACCGGATCGGGGAATCCGGCGTGCGCCCGAAGGGTGTACATGGCGCAGGGCTGGGTCTGTATCTGGTGAACAGGAATACAAGGGCTCTGGGGGGCCGCATCGAACTGGAAAGCCGCAAAGGTGTCGGGAGCACCTTTACCGTGATCCTTCCAGCCATGGAGGAAGAGGAATGA
- a CDS encoding DEAD/DEAH box helicase: MSRRAIGFRAPAHFANPHSSQLALLKRELCPVCGRSAGPGHHHRALAGEDARPRPQGPREPDYEAQRASSRSMRRAGSIPAGVSLEDFFRRLSLEPGRENCIAHLEKIPAREARFASPEQPLPSPLSGALAEEGIGELYLHQAQALDTVRRRDNTVVVTGTASGKTLCYNLPVFENLLADPEATALYLFPTKALAQDQLKGILRLAGAMPELGRFPCGTYDGDTSTHTRRKLRAEGRLILSNPDMLHAGILPSHTRWARFFMKLRYVVIDEIHSYRGIFGSNVGAVLRRLRRICRHYGSDPVFISSSATIGNPKDLAESLIGEPVTLIDSDGSPRGEKLFVFWNPPRLEEKGGERRSANSEAREIMAELLKQGRQTICFSRTRVSSELIYRYTRDRLEREAPHLAGKIRAYRGGYLPEERREIERQLFSGELMGVSSTNALELGIDVGGLDAAILVGMPSTVASAWQQAGRAGRSERESCAVLVGHNDPAEQYMMRHPGFFFRQNPEKAVVDHANPFLLLPQLRCAAYELPLDEKDRELFGPMTGSLTEILEQRGDIRRAGEQGYYASTDYPSGDLSLRQGSLDTVSIVEVPGNTVIGNVDLLGAMQLVYPEAIYLHDGETHFVRELDLEQKVAYVEQRNVDYYTQPISEQKVRLDTKTDEETFGKDRLQTGFGDVTVSQTTFAFKKVKFRSLDSLGWGKLDLPWHELPSRAFWLCPTESLRKEVAASGEKLAEAMAGLKTLVLSSLPVFAMCDRADLGAVVDASNLGQMTLFVYDRFYGGLGYSRVGFEELQSVLEACLEMLVACDCEDGCPACVGLPNRPPGRGEDPDLSPDFAIPGKKATRVLLEGMLGIPGDVPGEKTGNR, encoded by the coding sequence ATGTCTCGTCGAGCCATTGGTTTTCGGGCTCCGGCCCATTTCGCCAATCCCCACTCCAGCCAACTGGCCCTTCTCAAAAGAGAACTCTGTCCGGTCTGCGGGCGTAGTGCCGGGCCGGGACACCATCATCGTGCCCTTGCAGGCGAGGACGCACGCCCCCGGCCCCAGGGGCCACGCGAACCGGACTATGAGGCACAGCGGGCTTCCAGCCGTTCGATGCGCCGGGCCGGGAGTATCCCCGCCGGAGTTTCCCTGGAAGACTTCTTCCGGCGCCTGTCGCTCGAACCCGGCCGGGAAAACTGTATCGCCCATCTTGAGAAAATCCCCGCTCGCGAAGCCCGTTTTGCATCGCCGGAGCAGCCCCTTCCTTCGCCCCTGTCGGGGGCACTGGCAGAAGAGGGAATCGGCGAACTCTACCTGCACCAGGCTCAGGCGCTGGACACGGTGCGTCGCCGGGACAACACGGTGGTCGTCACGGGGACAGCCAGCGGAAAAACGCTCTGCTACAACTTGCCGGTCTTTGAAAACCTACTTGCCGACCCGGAGGCGACGGCTCTCTACCTCTTTCCCACCAAGGCTCTCGCTCAGGATCAGTTGAAGGGCATCCTGCGTCTTGCCGGAGCCATGCCTGAACTCGGGCGCTTTCCCTGCGGAACCTATGACGGCGACACCAGCACGCACACGCGTCGAAAGCTGAGAGCTGAAGGTCGCCTGATCCTCAGCAATCCCGACATGCTGCATGCGGGGATCCTGCCCTCGCACACGCGCTGGGCCCGCTTCTTCATGAAGCTTCGCTATGTTGTGATTGATGAGATTCACAGCTACCGTGGCATCTTCGGAAGCAATGTGGGCGCGGTCTTGCGTAGGCTTCGACGCATTTGCCGACACTACGGTAGCGATCCGGTCTTCATCTCCTCGAGCGCAACGATCGGGAACCCGAAGGACTTGGCCGAGAGCCTGATCGGGGAGCCTGTCACCCTGATCGACAGCGATGGAAGCCCCCGCGGTGAGAAGCTCTTTGTCTTCTGGAACCCGCCGCGCCTGGAAGAAAAAGGCGGCGAGCGGAGAAGCGCCAACAGCGAGGCGCGCGAGATCATGGCGGAGCTACTCAAGCAGGGTCGGCAGACGATTTGTTTCAGCAGAACTCGCGTGTCGAGCGAACTGATTTACCGCTACACCCGTGACCGGCTGGAAAGAGAGGCTCCTCATCTTGCGGGGAAAATCCGTGCCTACCGCGGCGGCTATCTGCCCGAGGAACGGCGAGAAATTGAGCGACAACTCTTCAGCGGCGAACTGATGGGGGTTTCCAGCACGAATGCCCTGGAGCTGGGCATCGACGTGGGCGGTCTGGACGCGGCGATTCTCGTGGGCATGCCCTCAACAGTCGCCAGCGCCTGGCAACAGGCGGGCCGCGCAGGACGAAGCGAGCGGGAAAGCTGCGCCGTGCTTGTCGGGCACAACGACCCTGCCGAGCAATACATGATGCGTCATCCCGGCTTCTTCTTTCGCCAGAACCCGGAAAAGGCTGTCGTCGATCACGCCAACCCCTTTCTCCTGCTCCCGCAGCTTCGATGCGCGGCCTACGAGCTTCCCCTGGACGAAAAGGATCGGGAACTCTTTGGCCCCATGACCGGGAGCCTCACGGAGATTCTGGAGCAGCGGGGCGACATTCGCAGGGCCGGCGAGCAGGGCTACTATGCCTCGACCGACTATCCCTCCGGCGACCTGAGCCTGCGGCAGGGGAGTCTCGACACGGTGAGCATTGTGGAAGTTCCCGGAAACACGGTGATCGGAAATGTGGATCTCCTGGGAGCCATGCAACTGGTCTATCCCGAGGCCATCTATTTGCATGACGGCGAGACCCACTTCGTGCGGGAGCTCGACCTGGAGCAGAAAGTGGCCTATGTCGAGCAACGCAATGTCGATTACTACACGCAGCCGATCAGCGAACAGAAGGTGCGACTGGACACAAAGACCGACGAGGAGACTTTCGGAAAGGACCGGCTTCAGACCGGTTTCGGGGATGTCACGGTGAGCCAGACCACCTTTGCCTTCAAGAAGGTGAAGTTCCGGAGTCTCGATTCCCTGGGTTGGGGCAAGCTGGACCTGCCCTGGCACGAACTGCCAAGCCGCGCCTTCTGGCTTTGCCCCACGGAATCCCTGAGAAAGGAAGTGGCCGCAAGCGGAGAAAAGCTGGCAGAAGCGATGGCCGGACTGAAGACCCTGGTCCTGTCATCCCTGCCCGTTTTTGCCATGTGTGACCGCGCGGACCTGGGAGCCGTCGTCGATGCAAGCAACCTGGGACAGATGACCCTTTTCGTGTATGATCGTTTCTACGGGGGTTTGGGTTACAGTCGCGTCGGCTTTGAGGAACTGCAGAGTGTGCTGGAAGCCTGCCTGGAGATGCTGGTCGCCTGCGACTGCGAAGATGGGTGTCCCGCCTGTGTGGGCCTTCCCAACCGTCCTCCGGGGCGCGGCGAAGACCCCGACCTCTCGCCTGATTTTGCAATTCCCGGAAAAAAAGCCACCCGGGTATTGCTGGAAGGGATGCTGGGAATCCCCGGGGATGTGCCCGGGGAAAAGACAGGAAACCGATGA